TTCGGCAAAATCCGTTCGGGTGAAATTGTATTCAATTTTTACGTCACCCTCAAATTGCTCCCGGGTCCAAAGCACCGCATGATGCGCATTGTTGGCAAACCTTGGCCCAGCCGAGAAACTCATCCCATAGGGAGTGTTCTCGACACCCGCAACTTCGCCGTCGAGAAACCATTTATCCTCCCAATTCTCCTTTCCACTATCGTGAAAGAGCTCATTCCATTCAGCTCGATCCAGTTCGTCGAAACACTTTTGTAATTCTTCGGAGTTATTCTTCATGGGCATAAAAATAAAGACGTGGACTGACCCCTCCAAGGGTGAAGAGATCCGCACGAGCTTTCAAATCAATCCTATCGGAATCCTCTCCTTAAATCGAACACTCCGGATTGAGTTCCCAACACTATCTCCCCGTGTATGTTGGTTCATAAATTTCGATGTGACCATCGAGATAGAGAGCGTTCACTTTCGCCTCGTGCGGCCAATCATCTCTTCCAGTATTTTCGTCTAGTGGACTGAAGGCACAATAGAAGAGTCTTTCCTTTACCGGATCATATTTATTGATGCGCTCAGCCTGCGGGTCTCGATAGCTCGTCTTCAAGATCTTGGAACTTTCAGGCATTGTAAAAACGGTTCCAAACGCCGGGTAAGGTAAGCGAGCATGTTCAATATTGGCGGGGTCCGCACAAACAAATACCTCATCCCCCACATAAGGTTTGAGAAAGCGGGCGATCCTTCCTCGATCCCCGGTGCCCTGACCATCAATTTCGCTCGGCCCAAAACTCCCTCCATACACGTAAGGAAGCCTTCCCTCATTCTCCGAGGCAAACTGATGGATCGCCAACCCGATCTGTCTAATATTGGAGGCACATTCGGTCCGCTCGGCATTGACTCGGATCTTGGAGACCACAGGCACAAGGATCGCGGCCAGCACCCCCAGAATGGCCATAACGGTCAGCAGTTCAACCAGGGTAAACGCTCGATACGAATTTGAGGTGGGGGTTTTCATTGTCGGGGTATGGGGGTTGCATCACGAACGGCTATCGAGATGGGGGCGGACCTAACTCAAACCACCCCCAATTGGAGGTATTTTTTGCGTTTTCGAGGCCTCCGTAACCGATCCCCATAATGGTCTTACGAAGGTCCTTATCGGCGTCATCCATGAGAATGTCGAGGGCGATGGTGCTACCCTCTTCGAGGGTCCAGGGAGAATCCTCCTTCGGCTTGATTCGGCCCTCAACGATGTAGCCTTCTTCCGTCAGTCGTCCAACAAAACGAATCTCCAGAGCGGACGAATCGCCCACCATCGAAAAGGCAGTGGCTTCGCCGGCAGATTCCTCCACCACAGGTTGAACCATAATCTGCTCAACGCCGGAAGAGTATCCGGAACGACGCATCGAAGGAGGACGGATATCGACAAACAGTTCCAGATTGTCGTAGAGGAATGCCCTCTTAACGTCTTCCTCCGGAGCCGGGCGTAGTTGGTCGTCCCTTACCTCCAGAAGCAGACACAAACCTTCTTCTTCATTCCAGGCCAGACGATACTGGAAGGAAAGATCCCACTCGCCTTTCCACTGAGGGGCCCAAGGCACGCCGGGAACGGGTTTCCCACTGAGCACGTAGTCGACCTGATTGACCACAACCGCTGGAACGTCCTTCCAATTCGCAGGATCCGCCACCAGGGGAACCGGAACGCGGAAGGCTGGAATCGTAATCGTCGCATCCGTTGCGGTCAGCATGTATTGGGTTTTGGCCAACAATCTTCCCTTCGCATCCAGCACATCAAACGACAGCTCGTGGATCCCCCGTTTCAATTGCTCAGCCGTCAAGATAAACGGCACCTCTACCGTCTCTCCCGCCGACACGCGGGCCTCCTCCTCACACTCGAGAGAGACTCCACCCGGCAGTTCCACATCCAGGCGATATACTTTTTCCTTCTCCCCAGGATTGTAGAGAGCGACCACCCCGTCTAATCGTCCCGCTTCCATGACCCCATCGGCGAGAACCTCAGCGATGGGGATCTGAGCAAATCCCTCGGGGACATCAAAAATGTATTGGGCGCTCATTCCCGTTTCAATGTGGACGACGCCTTCGTCATCGACTGGCCACTCCTTGGGATTTCCCTGGATGTCCATCCCTTTGAGGACCTTCACTCCCTTCGCCCGAAACATGAGCTCTGGTTCGTCATCCGAGAACACCGCGGCAATTCGGCGTCCGTCGAGCGTCGTAACGAGAACGGCGGCGTCCCGAATCGAGGCTGTCGGGATTCGCTCCACCGAAGCCATCGGAAGAAGAACCTCCGCCAGAGCTGCCATGGCAACCCCCTTCTCACTTGGACGTCCATACCCTACTGGGAACGGGTAGACATTGCCCGCGCCGGCCAATTGGAACACCCGTTCACAACCATCCGCCAGATCGAGCAGGATCGTCTGAACCGTCCACGCCGCAGAGACTTCCGGAGGCACCACTGGCATAAATCCGGAAAGAAACTGGTGGCCATAGGTCGAATTCAAGCGACCCTCATAGGTTTCGTAAAAATCCTCGTCCGTCATCGGGCGACCGTCGACGGGAGCCGGCTGCTTGATTCCGAACTCTCCATTCCAGATTGGCGCATCCTTGCCATACTGGTTGAGGATCTCACGGACCTTCAGGACCTCCTGCTTTCGGGCACTGTTCTGAATCGGAGAAGTCCGGTAGTTATGAATCGTAACGATATCGAAGTAAGGCCCCCCACCGGCAGCCATCACGGCGTCGAGCCACGGGACGAATCCCGGACACCCACTGATGCCCACGACTTGAGCTTCCGGATCCTCCCGCTTCACCACCTCGTAAGCCGCTTTCAGCACCGCCACATACTTCTGCGCGCGGTCCTGATTATTGGTCCCCAACGTCTTGCCGTGGTGCCCCGAGTTGGGTTCGTTCACAATCTCCCAATATTGGACGTCATCCTTGTAGCGACGAACCAATTGGGTCATGAGGTCCTTGTATTCAACGAGGTTGAAGACTTCGGAATCAGGATCTTCATCCAGGGTCTTCGGCACGGAGTTAATGCAGAGCATCAGGTCCAACCCCCGTCCGCGAATCTCCCCAACAATCTCATCCATCGAGGAAAAATCATATTCCCCGGGGGCGACCCGCCGGGGGCCACGGATGATTCGTTCCAAAGCCCCGAAGCCCAAGACCGGTGCCTCCGGACCGCGCGTTACGATTTCATGAGAGGCCAAGGGAGAACTCTCCGGCTGCTCTTCCAAAGGAGGAAGCTCAACAATCGCTCCGAGCGGATACTCGACCGAATCGATCTCCTCGCCCGTTTCGTCGTTCAGGACGATCTGCAAGAAATAGAGACCACATTCGGGCAGAGTTACCATAAAGTCGTCGGTCGCCCCTTCATCCTCACGGATCGACAACTCGCGCTGCCCCTCACTCACGGTGTTCCCCATCAGGTCCTCGATTCTCCAGGAAGCCTCCAGGGAACCGGTCCAAAATGGATTGGCCGGAACCGCAAGAGTCACCGGAATTTCCGAACCACGGGGAAAGTATCCGTAGGTATCCGCAGGAATCTCCATCTGAATCTCCTCGAGAAGCGCCTGCTTCGCCTGTTCGACTTCAAAAGCCGCCAATTGCTCTTCGACCGATCCTTGCGGCTTTCCAGCTTCATACCGCTCCCTCACTTCTTCCGGAGAGAGGAGACGGGAATACACCGCGAGCTCGTCGAGATTGAAAGGAACAGCGCCCACCTGAGATGACTGGAATCCGCCGATCCTCAGTCCCCCTTTATCTCTCTCCGGGGCGTTGAAACGGTCGGCCACAAATTCCGGAGGAATAAAGTCAGCCTCCATTTTCTCTTCGGCCGCCAACTCACCGTTGACGTAGAGGAGAAGCTTCTGGTGTTCCGCATCCCAAGAGGCGACCAAATGGTACCAGAGATTGGGCTGCATCGGCGCGTAAACGGTCTTCGGCTCGTCTGTCGTCGCTATGCGCCAGGAAAAGTTTCCGCTGGATTGCCCCAAGACATAACCTGAGTGAAAAGCTCCGCCAGCCCAGACATAAGGACCCGTCCCTTTCGACTCTGGGCGCAGCCAAGCCTCGAGAGTCATTGTCCCGGAATCCGTCTCGTAGAACAAACTGTGAATGACGCTCTCCCGAGGTTCTCCGGGACGAATGGAAAACGTTCCGGGCTTCCGGCCGGGGCGCCATTCGGTCCCGACAATCGGTCCCTTCCACTTCTGGACATAAATGTCTTCCGGTTCTCCGTAGGGCGAGTTGCCCACCAGCATCAAGCTTCCTACCCCATCCCCGGCCAACTGCTCGGCCCGACCTCCTGAACCAGCCTCAAACGGATAATAGCGGACCAACGCAGGATCCTGTAGCCAGGAATCAGAGCCATTCTCCACTTCGGCCCTCAAAATGAGGTGCGATGACAGAGTCAACGTGAGCAGAGAGAACAAGAAAGGGAAGGAACGGAACATAAGTGTGGGGAAGGGGTTGTGGGGTTCAGGGAGAAAGAAAAAGCGTCGTAAAACGAGGACTACACTCGCTGTCGATTCAGACCTAAATGCGGATCGATAAAGCTGTTGCGCATGGACTCGTCATACTGACCCTCCGTAAACCAGTCTGCGGAGAGGACCCGGTCCTGGGCTGGCAGATCCGGATTCTCGAGGCACTTTTGAATGAGACTCGTGACAATCGCTCCGACCCTTGATGGATCAAAGACATACCGGGCCACCGGAAACGGGCAAAGCAATCCTGACCCCTTGTTCCAATGAGTGACAATCTGGAGATCCCTCGGCACTTGAACTCCCATCTCCAGAATCGCCGACGAGGCACTGCAGAAGAGACGGTCATCCCCGAAAATTAAGGCGTCAGGTTGCTTCTCTGGATCCGCGAACCAAATTTCCCGGAAGAGTTGCCACCCAGAGGCCGAATGCTGTGGATCCGCATCATTCTTGATCCATTCCGGATAGACGGGAAGGCCGACAATATCCATTTCCTCG
The Puniceicoccus vermicola DNA segment above includes these coding regions:
- a CDS encoding LamG-like jellyroll fold domain-containing protein; amino-acid sequence: MFRSFPFLFSLLTLTLSSHLILRAEVENGSDSWLQDPALVRYYPFEAGSGGRAEQLAGDGVGSLMLVGNSPYGEPEDIYVQKWKGPIVGTEWRPGRKPGTFSIRPGEPRESVIHSLFYETDSGTMTLEAWLRPESKGTGPYVWAGGAFHSGYVLGQSSGNFSWRIATTDEPKTVYAPMQPNLWYHLVASWDAEHQKLLLYVNGELAAEEKMEADFIPPEFVADRFNAPERDKGGLRIGGFQSSQVGAVPFNLDELAVYSRLLSPEEVRERYEAGKPQGSVEEQLAAFEVEQAKQALLEEIQMEIPADTYGYFPRGSEIPVTLAVPANPFWTGSLEASWRIEDLMGNTVSEGQRELSIREDEGATDDFMVTLPECGLYFLQIVLNDETGEEIDSVEYPLGAIVELPPLEEQPESSPLASHEIVTRGPEAPVLGFGALERIIRGPRRVAPGEYDFSSMDEIVGEIRGRGLDLMLCINSVPKTLDEDPDSEVFNLVEYKDLMTQLVRRYKDDVQYWEIVNEPNSGHHGKTLGTNNQDRAQKYVAVLKAAYEVVKREDPEAQVVGISGCPGFVPWLDAVMAAGGGPYFDIVTIHNYRTSPIQNSARKQEVLKVREILNQYGKDAPIWNGEFGIKQPAPVDGRPMTDEDFYETYEGRLNSTYGHQFLSGFMPVVPPEVSAAWTVQTILLDLADGCERVFQLAGAGNVYPFPVGYGRPSEKGVAMAALAEVLLPMASVERIPTASIRDAAVLVTTLDGRRIAAVFSDDEPELMFRAKGVKVLKGMDIQGNPKEWPVDDEGVVHIETGMSAQYIFDVPEGFAQIPIAEVLADGVMEAGRLDGVVALYNPGEKEKVYRLDVELPGGVSLECEEEARVSAGETVEVPFILTAEQLKRGIHELSFDVLDAKGRLLAKTQYMLTATDATITIPAFRVPVPLVADPANWKDVPAVVVNQVDYVLSGKPVPGVPWAPQWKGEWDLSFQYRLAWNEEEGLCLLLEVRDDQLRPAPEEDVKRAFLYDNLELFVDIRPPSMRRSGYSSGVEQIMVQPVVEESAGEATAFSMVGDSSALEIRFVGRLTEEGYIVEGRIKPKEDSPWTLEEGSTIALDILMDDADKDLRKTIMGIGYGGLENAKNTSNWGWFELGPPPSR
- a CDS encoding type II secretion system protein, which translates into the protein MKTPTSNSYRAFTLVELLTVMAILGVLAAILVPVVSKIRVNAERTECASNIRQIGLAIHQFASENEGRLPYVYGGSFGPSEIDGQGTGDRGRIARFLKPYVGDEVFVCADPANIEHARLPYPAFGTVFTMPESSKILKTSYRDPQAERINKYDPVKERLFYCAFSPLDENTGRDDWPHEAKVNALYLDGHIEIYEPTYTGR